One region of Gigantopelta aegis isolate Gae_Host chromosome 7, Gae_host_genome, whole genome shotgun sequence genomic DNA includes:
- the LOC121376927 gene encoding serine/threonine-protein kinase RIO3-like produces the protein MEGTITENPLTTSNAWAKTSTPVSSPWGKKVEVMPCSLEDVMSEQLASELAIQETRRVDITPVDSCCSGAESADDLSYLLTDQSKLDGCNDELIARMLQLEFDREHNALLTKEQQKLNGSNKVCISFENYKTLHPSYEEEDDEEKLKELQNREPEETKWHEKTPQIGRSGFVCEGSKITTKHDKVICGRRNAERLMEFPPEFDSGDGEGMDMQLPNHVYNSLKVHSIRENNRAQRLHEKKEHSTAEHAVDSKTRLMMYKLVNSGILESVTGAISGGKEAQVFHAFGGEVEDKCLPKECALKVYKTTLNEFKNREKYIHGDRRFFKDDFKKANPRKIMKLWAEKEAYNLNRMKKFSVPCPSVVALKKHVLVMSFIGKDGHPAPKLKDAKLSPENLEDAFDQTVKIMKKLQTECSLVHADLSEFNMLWHNNTVHVIDVSQSVDLMHPKAMEFLYRDCYNVNKFFDKRGVHNVPSPEKLFNDVTGLDIQGTGADFVAQVQRCDKERKEALTSHSNQYKEYAFDYFFDISQSERSAALDKLVLSDSDEEVVDTR, from the exons ATGGAAGGAACAATAACAGAAAACCCACTCACTACATCCAATGCTTGGGCGAAAACGTCAACACCAGTTAGCTCCCCCTGGGGTAAGAAGGTTGAAGTGATGCCCTGTTCCCTGGAAGACGTGATGAGTGAACAGCTGGCATCAGAACTGGCCATTCAGGAGACTCGGCGAGTGGATATCACACCAGTAGACAGCTGCTG TTCTGGAGCGGAGTCTGCTGATGACTTAAGTTATCTGCTGACAGACCAATCGAAACTTGATGGGTGTAATGATGAACTGATCGCCCGCATGCTGCAGCTTGAGTTTGATCGGGAGCACAACGCCTTGCTTACCAAGGAACAGCAGAAGTTAAATGGCTCAAACAAAG tGTGCATATCGTTTGAGAATTACAAGACACTTCATCCTTCGTATGAGGAGGAAGACGATGAGGAGAAATTGAAAGAACTTCAAAATAGAGAACCCGAAGAAACTAAATGGC atgAGAAGACACCACAGATAGGTCGGTCTGGATTTGTGTGTGAGGGGAGCAAAATCACGACGAAACATGACAAGGTTATCTGTGGCAGACGTAATGCTGAACGACTGATGGAG TTTCCACCTGAGTTTGACAGCGGCGATGGTGAGGGGATGGACATGCAATTACCCAACCATGTGTACAACTCTCTGAAGGTTCACTCGATTCGCGAAAACAACCGAGCACAGAGACTGCATGAGAAGAAGGAGCACTCCACCGCT GAACACGCTGTCGATTCCAAGACGAGACTGATGATGTACAAACTCGTCAACTCCGGCATCCTCGAATCGGTGACGGGCGCTATCAGCGGAGGCAAGGAGGCCCAGGTGTTTCACGCATTCGGCGGAGA AGTGGAAGATAAATGTTTGCCAAAAGAGTGTGCACTCAAAGTGTACAAGACTACTCTGAATGAGTTCAAGAATCGCGAGAAGTATATCCATGGAGACCGGCGTTTCTTCAAGGACGACTTCAAGAAAGCCAACCCAAGAAAGATCATGAAATTGTGGGCAGAGAAAGAAGCCTACAATTTGAACAG aATGAAGAAGTTCTCTGTGCCCTGTCCAAGTGTGGTGGCCTTGAAGAAACATGTACTGGTGATGTCCTTCATCGGGAAAGACGGGCATCCAGCGCCAAAACTCAAAGATGCTAAATTGTCACCAGAAAATCTTGAAGATGCCTTTGACCAAACGGTTAAA ATAATGAAGAAGCTGCAGACGGAGTGCAGTCTGGTCCACGCAGACCTCAGTGAGTTCAACATGCTGTGGCACAACAACACCGTGCACGTGATCGACGTCAGCCAGTCAGTCGACCTGATGCATCCCAAGGCCATGGAGTTCCTCTACAGAGACTGCTACAATGTTAACAAG TTTTTCGACAAGAGAGGAGTGCACAATGTTCCTAGTCCAGAGAAGttgtttaacgacgtcactgGTCTCGACATACAAGGAACAGGTGCAGATTTTGTTGCACAG GTTCAGCGATGCGACAAGGAAAGAAAGGAGGCCCTGACTAGTCACAGCAACCAGTACAAGGAATACGCATTTGATTACTTCTTTGACATCTCACAGTCGGAAAGATCGGCGGCTCTCGACAAACTAGTTCTCTCAGACAGCGATGAGGAAGTCGTAGACACCAGGTGA